A genomic window from Leishmania major strain Friedlin complete genome, chromosome 18 includes:
- a CDS encoding putative 5-oxoprolinase, whose protein sequence is MSTTVAAAEKLYPSFRFAIDRGGTFTDIIAHVTHADGTVTQEVTKLLSVDPQHYADAPSEGIRRILRKHLPEKVAATGLVDVSHLDEVRMGTTIATNALLEHNGERCAMVLTEGFEDILTIRDQARPYLFALNIVKAQALPEQVIAAKERIRPVSDKEQAAYASQAGWPSTWVRCGESFVMDVLQPLHTGDIRQKLQVAYDAGIRSVAVCLLHSYAYAVHEQQVKHIAQEVGFPSVSLSSELMALIKYVPRSITASVDAYLTPLILNYIASFKANFAHNLAGVRLYFIQSDGGLTSSDTFYGYRAVLSGPAGGVVGYAHTCAEDLGATVQAVGFDMGGTSTDVSRCEGPVVHHTVEAEIAGTPVQAPQVQVQTVAAGGGSLLRWENGMFHVGPASAGAHPGPACYGKGGPLTVTDANLVLGHLHPDYFPKVFGPNADQPLDKKASVKLFKALAAEIARDCSSGSCESAGPVMSVEELAFAFVLVANEAMCRPIRNITEASGYRCAEHTLAVFGGAGGQHACAMARSLGMNKIYVHRLASILSAVGASVTDVVEERMASVRLDLRTEGLAPVVEQQFDELIGSVAAQLRRLGFDDNHIVIERFLSMQYEGTNTSLMIAEGDDQAVPASTVFSAETFERLYLARYQQQYGFMLSGAHRIIIDGVRIRARGMLQSRSEREAQAASAATATQKQLQQPPYTTRAEKVPPQPVSMMRSYFASGWEEIPVYHVDPANGPLRGPALLIMNGTSVLLEHECTAYTNDKGNVIIHTAQVVEQFTTELSPLPLSIFSHRFMSIAEQMGNALQRTSISTNIKERLDFSCAIFDTDGNLVANAPHIPVHLGAMGAAVRWQRDHYGSEWKEGDVMLTNHPVCGGSHLPDITVISAFFHEGKIVSYVASRGHHADVGGTTPGSMPPFSKTLMEEGAAIKTLKLVQQGTFNEDGIREALLAPGKLPGMSGCRTIEDSVSDLRAQVAANNRGIQLLQGLIESYTLEVVQAYMKHIQTAAELAARRVLQRIARDYGEAAESDTADTGLVTLQATDYMDDGTPICLRISIQSESGEATFDFTGSGSQVMNSTNCPTAVVHSSIIYCIRCLVDSDIPLNQGCMKPITVVVPPNSILSPDEDLPVVAGNVTTSQRVTDVVLMALRAVANSHGCMNNFTLGSSDFAYYETICGGSGAGPTFAGTSAVHTNMTNTRLTDPEIFEARYPILLRTFRIRRDSGGAGLHRGGDGVVRSVLALRDMIAVVLTERRVMAPQGLFGGGSGKRGLNMLYVPIPPSHTATLGAPVWKNAHDMLHDKARGPWMGEEQTTLYHPRNIGGKNVVDVKMGDIITLCTAGGGGCYAAAA, encoded by the coding sequence ATGTCGACCACAGTCGCAGCCGCGGAGAAGCTATACCCCTCCTTCCGCTTCGCCATTGATCGCGGCGGCACGTTCACGGACATTATCGCCCATGTCACTCATGCGGACGGTACGGTGACTCAGGAAGTCACGAAGCTGCTCTCTGTAGACCCACAGCACTACGCCGATGCCCCAAGCGAAGGCATTCGTCGCATTCTGCGCAAGCACCTCCCCGAGAAGGTGGCTGCCACCGGCCTGGTCGATGTGTCACACCTTGACGAAGTCCGCATGGGCACAACCATCGCCACGAACGCGCTTCTGGAACACAACGGCGAGCGCTGCGCCATGGTGCTGACGGAAGGCTTCGAGGACATCCTCACCATTCGCGACCAGGCGCGTCCGTACCTCTTTGCGCTCAACATCGTGAAGGCCCAGGCGCTCCCGGAGCAAGTGATAGCTGCGAAGGAGCGCATTCGCCCGGTGTCGGACAAGGAGCAGGCCGCGTACGCGTCGCAAGCGGGGTGGCCGTCGACATGGGTGCGCTGCGGGGAGAGCTTTGTGATGgatgtgctgcagccgctgcacacCGGTGACATCCGGCAGAAACTACAAGTGGCCTACGACGCCGGCATCCGCAGCGTAGCCGTGTGTCTTCTTCACTCGTACGCCTACGCcgtgcacgagcagcaggTCAAGCACATTGCGCAGGAGGTCGGCTTCCCCTCCGTTTCGCTGTCCAGCGAGCTCATGGCGCTCATCAAGTACGTGCCGCGCTCCATCACAGCCTCCGTGGACGCCTACCTGACCCCGCTCATCCTCAACTACATCGCCTCCTTCAAGGCGAACTTCGCGCACAATCTGGCCGGTGTGCGGCTGTACTTTATCCAAAGCGACGGCGGGCTGACGAGTTCCGACACCTTCTACGGCTACCGTGCCGTGCTTAGCGGCCCGGCTGGTGGTGTGGTGGGGTATGCCCACACCTGCGCCGAAGACTTGGGCGCCACCGTGCAGGCCGTGGGCTTTGACATGGGCGGCACAAGCACTGACGTCTCGAGATGCGAAGGGCCAGTAGTGCACCACACCGTCGAGGCCGAGATTGCTGGCACGCCAGTGCAGGCCCCGCAGGTGCAAGTGCAAActgtcgccgctggcggcgggTCGTTGCTGCGGTGGGAAAACGGGATGTTCCACGTGGGTCCCGCCTCTGCGGGCGCGCACCCGGGCCCCGCCTGCTACGGCAAGGGCGGTCCACTGACCGTGACAGATGCAAATCTAGTGCTGGGCCACCTGCACCCCGACTACTTTCCCAAGGTGTTTGGCCCCAACGCGGACCAGCCGCTGGACAAGAAGGCCTCTGTGAAGCTGTTCAAGGCCTTGGCCGCCGAGATCGCGCGCGACTGCAGtagcggcagctgcgagaGCGCTGGCCCCGTCATGTCCGTCGAGGAGCTAGCCTTTGCGTTTGTCCTCGTGGCGAACGAGGCGATGTGCCGCCCCATTCGCAACATCACCGAGGCCAGCGGCTACCGCTGCGCCGAGCACACGCTGGCGGTCttcggcggtgccggcggccagcacgcgtgtgccatGGCCCGCTCATTGGGCATGAACAAGATCTACGTGCACCGCCTTGCCTCCATCCTAAGTGCCGTGGGGGCAAGTGTGACGGATGTTGTGGAAGAGCGCATGGCAAGCGTGCGGCTGGACCTGCGCACGGAGGGActggcgccggtggtggagcAACAGTTCGACGAGCTCATCGGCTCTGTCGCGGCTCAGCTGCGTCGACTCGGCTTCGACGACAACCACATTGTCATTGAGCGCTTCCTGAGCATGCAGTACGAGGGCACCAACACGAGCCTGATGATCGCAGAAGGCGATGACCAGGCGGTCCCCGCGTCAACCGTCTTCAGCGCTGAAACTTTTGAGCGCCTCTACCTGGCGCGGTATCAGCAGCAGTACGGCTTTATGCTAAGCGGCGCCCACCGCATCATCATCGACGGTGTGCGCATCCGTGCCCGTGGAATGCTGCAAAGCCGATCCGAGCGCGAGGCACAGGCGGCAAGCGCGGCGACTGCCACGCAgaagcagctccagcagccgccGTACACAACTCGGGCGGAgaaggtgccgccgcagccggtgTCCATGATGCGCAGCTACTTTGCCTCTGGCTGGGAGGAAATTCCTGTTTATCACGTCGACCCCGCCAACGGACCTCTCCGCGGCCCCGCGCTGCTCATCATGAACGGCACgagcgtgctgctggagcacgAGTGCACGGCGTACACGAACGACAAGGGCAACGTTATCATCCACACGGCGCAGGTTGTGGAGCAGTTCACGACGGAGCTGagcccgctgccgctctccatCTTTTCTCACCGCTTCATGTCGATAGCCGAGCAGATGGgcaacgcgctgcagcggacgAGCATCTCAACCAACATCAAAGAGCGTCTGGActtcagctgcgccatcTTCGACACCGACGGTAACCTCGTCGCCAATGCGCCGCACATCCCCGTGCACCTCGGGGCCATGGGGGCCGCAGTGCGCTGGCAGCGCGACCACTACGGATCGGAGTGGAAGGAGGGTGACGTTATGTTGACGAACCACCCCGTCTGCGGCGGTAGCCACCTGCCCGACATCACCGTCATCTCCGCGTTCTTCCATGAAGGCAAGATCGTGTCCTACGTCGCCTCGCGTGGCCACCACGCCGACGTCGGGGGTACGACGCCGGGATCCATGCCGCCCTTCTCGAAGACACTCATGGAAGAAGGGGCGGCCATCAAGACGCTGAAGCTGGTCCAGCAAGGCACCTTCAACGAAGACGGGATCCGCGAGGCCCTGCTCGCCCCCGGCAAGCTACCCGGCATGTCCGGGTGTCGCACCATCGAGGACAGCGTCTCCGACCTCCGTGCGCAGGTGGCCGCGAACAACCGCGGCattcagctgctgcagggacTGATCGAGTCCTATACTCTGGAGGTGGTGCAAGCATACATGAAGCACATCCAGACCGCCGCCGagctcgccgcgcgcagggtactgcagcgcatcgctCGCGATTACGGTGAAGCCGCAGAGAGCGACACTGCGGACACGGGTCTGGTGACGCTGCAGGCGACAGACTACATGGATGACGGCACGCCGATATGCCTGCGCATCTCGATCCAGTCGGAGAGCGGCGAAGCCACGTTTGATTTCACCGGCTCCGGCAGCCAAGTAATGAACTCGACCAACTGCCCGACCGCCGTCGTGCACTCCTCCATCATCTACTGCATCCGCTGCCTCGTCGACTCCGACATTCCGCTGAACCAGGGCTGCATGAAGCCGAtcacggtggtggtgccacCCAACTCCATCCTGAGCCCCGACGAGGACCTTCCGGTAGTGGCGGGCAATGTGACGACCAGCCAGCGCGTGACGGATGTGGTGCtcatggcgctgcgcgccgtcgccaacTCACACGGTTGCATGAACAACTTCACTCTGGGCTCCAGCGACTTCGCCTATTACGAGACCAtctgtggcggcagcggcgccggcccAACCTTCGCCGGCACCTCTGCCGTGCACACAAACATGACAAATACGCGGCTCACCGACCCAGAGATCTTCGAGGCGCGCTACCCGATCCTGCTGCGAACCTTCCGCATCCGCCGCGACTCTGGCGGTGCAGGCCTCCACcgtggtggcgacggcgtggtgCGCAGTGTGCTTGCGCTGCGTGACATGATCGCGGTAGTGCTGACGGAGCGGCGCGTGATGGCGCCGCAGGGTCTCTTTggcggcggaagcggcaAGCGGGGCTTGAACATGTTGTATGTGCCAATCCCCCCATCGCACACAGCCACCCTCGGCGCGCCTGTGTGGAAGAACGCGCACGACATGCTGCACGACAAGGCGCGCGGTCCGTGGATGGGGGAAGAGCAAACAACGCTCTACCACCCTCGCAACATCGGCGGCAAAAATGTCGTGGATGTAAAGATGGGTGACATCATCACCCTCTGCactgccggcggtggcgggtgctacgccgcggcagcgtaG